TCCAGTAACCAAGTTGTAGCTCGTAGTCGACTGTCGTGGCGGCAGGGAAAAACCTTGGGAAGGAATCAGAGGCCGGCGGTGCGGCTTGCCTTCAAAGGGGAAAAACCCATCGCAATCGGCGTCGTTGATCGGGAGGATGTCGCTACCGATGCCACGGGCACCGTCCTCCGATATCTAAGGCGTTCTGGTTCTGAGGTGCCGCCATTAGATCCGACAAAGGTGTTGTCAGAGAAGGTGAACTCTCCAAAATTCCTTCTCTGAAAACTGCTGTTAGGGAGCCGATGGCGTCCCCGCAGTATTGTGTGGCCGAGTAGCCCGTAGAAAATCCCGCTCCTAACAGTGCACTAACAGTGCGTGCCAAGAAAGAATTTTTACAGGGGAGAGTTGTGGTGTCAGTGCTGGAGCAGATTGGATAACGGTTTTAGGGTGAGTTGTTTTTGTGCGAGATGAAAACGAAGCATATTGGGGAAAATGAGATTATATGCTTACGAAATGACTAATCTACCTAAGACACTACTACGGTTTTGCTACAGGTGGTCTTTTCTTCACTGCCACAATCGATAAATTGTCGGTGTGCAACAGCGCTTTAGGGTACAGTCATACAACGTAATGAATTATGCAATATTGCCATTTGTCATTCTGTACTCCCCAGCCAACAACCTGTGTTTCTACCACGAAAGTGATCAGATTGCATAACATGTCCAGAATTAAATTTAGTTTGAAAGAAATGTTCGGCTTCTGCGAAAATGGCTGGGATGAGCTATACAAGTCTGATTGAACTTTTTAGCCAGATGGTTTGGCACCGTCGCCCTTTTCTCCTGTTTCAGCAGCATCAGATGGTCCAGAAACCATTGGCTCTGCCGCCTGATTACTCCCGTCGTCGCTCGAGTGTGCTTCTTCAAATACTCTATCATCATACGCACGAAACATCAGCCAGAAAGTAGGCGCCGTAGCAATCATTGTTACAGACAAACCCGTGTAGAGATAAAGAATCTGAGGATCCTTTGACAATGGTGAAAATGCCATTCCAAGCGCAGAGCCAGCGCCTGAACTCAGCTGGGCCATTGCTTGTACCAAGCTGCGCATGTTCCTCGGTGCCTCAGAATAGCTGTACTCGGCAAGAGTTGTAAAACCCAGAATCTCGCCGACTCCGAGAAGGAAGTAGACGGGCGACTGAATCCAGACACTCACGTCGTTCGGAGACTTTTCACACTGCAAGGGCTTATCGTAGCAAGGCCCTTTGGTGTAGATGAGTTTTTGAACTCCAGCAGCATATGCCATTGCGGTACTCATCATGATGAAAGCCCATGTAATGCGCGCAATGGGGCCAAAAGCGAATCCCCGACCGCGGACAATGGGATAAACAAATCTCTGCATGACTGGTCCCAGTAGCACGCAAGCGATAGAGTTTAGAGCTTGAATAGTATCGTTGGGAATGCCACCGAGCCTCATCTGTCCTGCTTGTGAGACAAGATTGTTTGTGATCTGATTCATGCATAGATGGAATGGCACAAAACAGGCCCTAATACCGGTTAGCATAGGGATTCAAGAAACCCATCAAGGGAAGGAGAACTCACATTACCTTGCAGGCCTGCAGACCTCTCTTAATCTCAAAAACAAATCTATCATCCCATTCGACTTGGCGGCCAAACTTCTCCGACTGGTAAACTGGTGTAGCAGCTTCCCAGTTGAACTTGTGTCTTCCCGCACACACGATAACTCGGGAAGCGCGGGGAAGGATATTTGCTTGAGGCTTTTGTTTGACTTGTTTTATTTAGAGAGCAGTGCCAGCTCAGAGTAGGGGAAAACGCACCAAGCGACTTGTGAAAGATTAGAAGTAAAGGTACCAGTGTCCAGGTCGCGCAAAGAGGTAGCAAATAAGCAGCCCAAAACCCCACTAGCTTCTCCAGATAGGTGGATGCGACAAGTGACAAACTTGCAATGTTCGTGAACCTGCAGCAAAATTGTCAATTCTGTGTCTTCCAATTGTCGCAGAATTTCCTACCAGTACGATACATTGTAGATATACTGAAGTGTAAGCGCCCGGTCTGCAATAACGCGCTCCCCTTTCTTGGTGGTAATTACTTGAGGAGCAGTTTCCGCGTATTGGTCACCTATGAATGGGGAAGCAGTAGCCTTTACACCAGCAGTGCCAATTCCAAGGATAATCATCGCGAACCCCAGTCCCACCACCTTAGTGATCTGGGAGTGGCTAAAGGCTGGGAGCGACGTAACAAAGATGATCAAACATCCACAAAAGTTCAAGCTGCAGTCGCCTCTCAGTACTGATCGGTTTTAACCTTTAAAGGATGCGAACTTACAAGTAGCTCAAACAGAGCGTTTTATGACGCCCCAGCCATGTGTCCGAAATGATAGCCCAAACAGTCGGGAGAAGAAaactcaagaagagaaatgcACTCGTAATGTTTGTAGCCGTTGCCTGCCCCAGCCCCAAAGCGCCGGGAACAGCGACGCTATCAACGGGATTCTGTATGTAGTTCTCTGCATGGAATGTAAGCTAACGATAATAGAGTATACAAAAGTCAAACTGTATTGGTGGCACCTACGCCATGGCGTTGTTACGGCATAGAAGGTAAATCTCTCTGTAGCATTAGCGATGAGTGCGACCCAAACAGCTAACGAAACTGAATCTACAACGTGCCGCAGCTCTTTGATCTCCTCTTCTGTAGCGTCCCGCCTTTCGTGCTCAGGATGTTGAGTCACCATAATGAGTCCGTCAACGGGGAAAAGTACTAGAGGCTATATGGATGCTCTGTCTGAAAAACTGTAAAATAAttcaagaacctcgagaATGCTGTGATTCTTGGGTGAATGGTCCTGCTCCCAACTCCAATCTACACTTAAAACACGGAGAAGTATCGACAAAGGGATTGCTGCACAAAGCGCGGGGTGCAAGGTAACCCTGACGCCCTGTTCATATTACGTACTGGGTTTGAAGACGTTATGTTTCTGTGTTGGTTGGTTCGGATCACCATACACATCTGGTAGTCGTTTTACAGGCACTTTTGAAGGTCACTAGCTCGAACCAACTGCAGATGTTACGTGGAAACGCGTGTTGGGGCTATGCCTGCATGTGAAGCGGCGCATTCAGGATCTGATTGGAACTCTACTCATGTTTATCCTGGATGCGAATGTTACTGAGCAAATTATGCAATGGGCGATGACCCAAGCCCACCAAAGAAAAGGTACTGTGAATTATGACCGGAGCAAGCTTATCCTGCGATTACTCCAGGGTCTTCGTGCGCCGACAGTTGGCACCCACTATTGAACACCATCACGTCAGATTCTACCCCAGCACGACCACTTGCCCTTCTTGGAAGGACATATTACGAGAGTCGTTCTCTCTTTTCGCCTCAACAGTAGTCATTAGCTTCCGTAAGCCAACCGATCGTGCATCACGTCCCCAAACAGCCTCTACAATATTCATGCAGTGATTAGTAGCTGTGAATGGAATAATTCAGAGCTTGCGGATTGGAGGGAGCAGCCCGTGATTGACCAGTGGTGCAGTCTCTTTTCAGTGAAGCAACCAAGCATAAATTGACCACCAGCGTTCACAGTCGCTGTATGTCTCTTGGTGGCATAAAGCAAGCGGTGAACAAACCGACAGAAACCAGTTCTAATTGGAAAAGCACCTGCAATAACTCACAATGGCAACCAATGTACCTATGAAGTACGATATGTTGAGGTATCCACCGCGCGCACTGCCGTACAGAGTTCGCATTAACGGGCAATACAGGCGGCTGCGAGTAGCTGACTACATCACTCTTTCCAATGGTGAGTAACTCGACAGCCTCTAACAGATAATCAGGAATTATGAAGCTTACCTGGCTTCTCTAACAATCTAGGTTTTTGCGGAGGTAAAGCATTCCTCATAGCCATATGGTACTGGGTAATTAACTCGTGTAAATAGTTCTCGCCATTTTCTGTGCGATACAGAAATCACTTTTGGCGGCGCACTTGCTTATTTTTCTCGGCTATGAGTTTGATCGCTTCGATGGAATAGTTGCAAGGGCCAGGAATGAATGTTCCGAAATGGGCAAACAATTGGATAGCTTCTGTGATTTGGTGAGTAACCTTTTGTTTGTCCTGGCGAGGCATTCCTGAACTTACTATTCGTGTTCAGGTCTCCTTTTGCGTGGCGCCGGCAGTCATGATCTATTGCGCTGGTTTTGATACCGTGGTGGATCAGCTAGCTTTGGCTCTTTTTGTCTGTTCAGGCGTTGCACGCCTCTCAAGATTCAACATCGCCGCGCACTTGGTGCCCAAGAGCGATCAGGGGAAAGCGATGTACCATGAGGGCCTTCCTACAGCATATGCTGCTCTTCTCATTTCTACAGCAGTTGCTGTTGCAGAGTGGACAGGCTATTTGACAAACTTAGCTTCTGGCTCTCATTACCCAGTCATTATTGTTGTGCTCATTTTCAGTGCCGCGATGGTTAGCAAGCGGCTGCACTTATACATTGATGGAGCCTATAGTATCCCGGCTGTAAGCATGTTGGTTTTCGCAGGATGCTGGTCGCACTCACCGATGCCAATCAGGACTGTGCTATGGTGAGAGATCGATCTTGAATCATGATACGGTTTTAGTAATACGATCCGGTGTCGGTAGACAATCTGGAGAAAGGTGGCGAAATGCAAGAAAAGAGGACAGAAGATGTGATTCAGGGCAAATTGTATGCTGCGAATGCTAAGCGATGAAGATTGAATGGGAAGCTGAGTGAGGGGTCAAGGCAAACAGACGGGTGCTGACTATGTACAAGGCAAAAGGTTAGGGTTATTAAGAGGCTGACAGAGGAAGTACACCAATAGAAAATGTGTGAAACATTCTCGTGAAACATAAAACTCTCCAGATTCCACCAACAGTGCAGCCCCAACATTTATTCTCCCGCTCTTTGTTACCACTACTCCTTTCCCAGACCGCTCTTCATTCTCAAATCTCCGCTATCATGTCTCTTCGGCCCTACTTGGAAGCTGCCTACAGAGAGGTTCGTTTGTCTACGGGAACCGCACTCAATCCGCTGCAGAAGCTAGATTGCCACCTCAAAAAAGGTCAAGACAACTTGATCCTGGTTTACGGTGGCTCTTTCAACCCCCCGCACCGTGGACATCTGGAGGTCCTGCTGTCAGCACTGCACCCTGTGGTCAACGCCGTCGCCGTGGTGGTTCTCCCCAGCGAGGATTTCCACCTACGACACAAATTGACAAATAGCCACCCAGAGTTCTTCATGAGTCGGAAGACGAGAGCTGCACTTTGGGCCGAGATGCCCCAGGTGCCTAAAAATAAAGTCTGGATATGGTCAGAGACATGGTATCCATTTTTCACATTTATGGAAGCGGCGCAGCGGCTTTGCGAAGCGGATGGTTACAAGATTGTGTTTTCGCACCTCATTGGGCCGGATAACCTCAACAGAGCCGATGCTCTTAACAATTTGCCCTACAGGTTGCCGCGAATACTTGTTACCAATAAAGCACGGCATGTACCCTCTCAATTCTTGCCAAACGGACAGCCAACGAAATGGAAGGGCTTTGGGGAATGGCTTCCGCAAAGAATGACATGTAATGACCAAAGTAGGTAAACTGAGTAAACTTCCTCTCTTATTGCTCGAGCTTTCTGACAATTTCAGATGGGCaacttgaagaagcagcggAGGAGGCTACCCTATGGACCTGTCGAGGTACTGATAGCCTCGGCCACCAGACAATGGGTTACTATTTGGATTTCGCAAAGAGACCAACTGGGTCTGACATTAACTCAACAGCCATGAGGCGAGACCTCCTCGAAAGACACTTATTGGACGAAGAGATCCTGGGCCGACTCAGCACCGCTGACCTTCTAAGCATCCTGGAGCCGGTATTGCGTGGAGATTAGACTCATTGATAGAACAACCCAAGCAACGCTACTCATTATGTCAGATTGCTCGAATAGTAACCGTGTTTAGTCAAAGATTTCAAATGCACGTAATACCTACATTACTTCCTTAAAAGCTTCTTTGTCACATCTTTTAACGTAAGCTCGATTTGGTTACACGAGCCGCACATCCACCTGCCACAAACGGAGATGACATCGCAACTGGGGGAAGTGGCTGACAGACCCCAGATGAAAGGTCCGAAAGCTTAGTTGGGAAAGACATTGTTATAGTCTTGTACCGATACTGACTCAACCAACAGGTGCCCTGCCAGCGTACGGCACAACCTAGAAGAGTCATGGTGGCTGTTGGCTTACACAAAGAACTGCGTAACAAGAGGCTAACTGGTTGGCGTAATGAAGGAAGACGAGACGAAAGTGCTTGCTTGGGGAGATTGGTCGCCTGCGAATCTTAGGTGTTCATATTCTTGGCAAAGTTCAAGTGATCGATGAATGATGCCCCTGTACCCAGCAGTCAGATCAAGCACTCGGTTACAGGTATATATTGAGATCTCTCTATTTGATTGACGTTTGAAGTTTGCAATCTTAACAAAAGCGTTATTGAATACTTCATATCCACCTTTTACACCAGAAAGCATGGCAGTATTGAATGGTTACTTCAGACCCAAAGTGGCCTTTGTCACTGGTCAGTAATATACACATTGCGAGTAGTTGTCCAGCTATCTAACATGCGAGACAGGAATCACCGGTCAAGATGGCTCGTATCTTTCTGAACTGCTGCTGGAAAAGGGATACGAAGTTCATGGCCTGGTACGATCGACTGCTTCCAGACGCGAAGCTCTAAGCAAGCCACTCCGGCCTGGCTTGACCATGCACCTTGGCGATATGTCCGACTTGGGTCGTCTCGTCCAGATTTTGGGCGGCATCAAGCCCGATGAGATTTACCATCTTGCTGCTGAGTCCCACGTGGCTGTCTCATTTGACACTCCACTACAGACTAGTGACACCAATGCTATGGGAACACTTCGACTGCTTGAAGCCATGCGAATGCTGGGCTTAGACAAGTCGACAAAATTTTATAATGTAACGTTCCTTTATCTCGCATCAGACAATACGAAAAGGCTAACATATTCGTGCAGGCTTGTTCATCCGAAGTGTTTGGGTCGGACATGCCCGCTCCACAAACAGAGGAGACCTCCTTCCACCCGGTATCACCATATGCTGTTACCAAGTTGTTCCAATACTGGACTACTGTCAATTTTCGAGAGGCATACGGCTTCCATGCCTCGAATGGTATTCTCTTCAACCATGAATCACCGAGACGGGGTACCACTTTCGTCACCCGAAAGATCACTACTCAAGTAGCTTTAATTGCCTGCGGAAAGTTAGACTTCTTCTCCCTAGGGAATCTGGACGCGGTTCGAGATTGGGGCCATGCAAAAGATTACATGCAAGGCGTGTATCTGATGCTGCAACAGCCAGTCGGAGGCGATTATGTTCTTTCGAGTGGAAAATCCTACAGCGTTCGCGACTTTGTCGAGGCAGCCTTCAAGGTCATCGGAGTCAACATCGAGTAAGTTCTTCTTCACTATCATACGATCGAAGTGGCTGACATATCAACCAGATGGACTGGAACCGGTCTAGACGAGGTCGGCATTGACTCAGCTAGCGGAAAGATTCGCGTTAAAGTGAACCCCAAGTTCTACCGACCACTTGATAACCAGAACTTGCTAGGCTCAGCAGCCAAGGCGAAGAAAGTGCTCGGATGGAAGCCAACATACAGCTTCGAAGCGTTGGTTGAAGAAATGGTACTTTGCGATGTTGAGGCCGTTAACACAGGTCGTatcttctccaacagctATTTGGACTGGGTAGTTGGCAATGCGGAAAGCGGAAATGGGGTCGTGAAGCACAGTCCTTCCAAGTCGGTTGGTGAGGCTCACAGCGTCACTACGAATTCGGATGGGCCTGAGAAGATCAGCCTGGCGGACGTTGAGGGACTGGATGCGGAGGTTACAACTCAGGGTTAACCATTTCGTCAATGCTTCTAAAGCATTAGTCCTTCATTCTAAATTTCTTTATCTGATATCTCCATGACGTAGTTCAAACCAACACATATGACCATATTCTATTCCTTCGTAATTGCTGTTCGGTTGTTCCATATCGTGCCAAGCGACAGCGGAGTGATACAGGTACCTAACTGTAAAGTTAAGCCCTTCAATCAGCACTAAACGTAGATCAGCCTGGAGTCACCGCCACCTATACACCCATTTTCTGATCTAGCATTGACgtttctcagcctcattATACTCAAAAGGTGTCAGAAATGGCGGAAGTTATCTTTTCTGCATCATTGACTGTGTCTTTGCCCTCGAAACTGGTTAGTTCTGATTTGGTATTTGTGGTTACGCGTCATAATTCTCTCTTTCCCCCGCGGTGACACAAACGTGCCATATTACCGTTTGGAGACTAGCCTTCTATGTTGTGATTAATCTGTACAACCAAGCTGACGTTTGAGCCGCGCCGCACTCCTTATGGGGAAGGTACCTTTTGTCTGATCGTCCATGAAAATGAGGTGACGTTGGGGGTTGAGACACCCCAGTCAGTAACCCCAATGCGACAACTTAGGATAGGGCTTTTGAATTTCGTAATTACTCATATTTTGCTCCAGACgttgttggttgtgaagTGAGCAGTAATATTCTGCTTGACCAATGCATCGGATGTCTCCAAGTTTCACCGCCATTCAAATCTGACTAACAATGCAGATCATGGTAAACAAGGCAGCTCTTCTTACGGAAGGTGTCATAGGAAACCGAAACACGTTATTACGAGACAAAGATTTGACAAATCCCTTACAACCGCGCTGGGATCAAACCATGACGTCTAATACAGCCACGTTGCCATGCAAAGGTCAGAATGTGAATTTCACTTACGGATAAAACGAGGGACAAGAATTCATGTTAATAAACAATAACAAAGACGAAACAGCACTATTTCGCAATCCTTCCCCCATTGCCAATTTCCTTTCGTAGCCAAAGGATTCAGTACCTGCGGCCGATATGGGAAGTCAGTTAACACctgagatggatggattgTTTTTCTCCGAGACCTTTTCGGTCAAGGCTCTCGGTAGTGAATGTAAGCTGCCCTGCGAGCTTCCACCAGTCATGAATATTTTACGCTGACACGTTACCTTTCTTCTTTGCTAGCTGCCTTGAAAGCCAAATGCCATTGGAGATTCTCACCCCCTCTCTCCTCTAAGAATGTAAACGGAAATGCTCCTCCGCACTCCAAATCTATTGATCTCGTTCTGAATCTCACATCCTCGGAAAAGGCCGAGACGAATGGTCACGCGAGTAAAGGAACGGACGATCTAGCTGACTGTACTGAAACGCCATTGGGAACTATTATCAACAAATGTCTGACATCAAAGCCGCCTTGCTCCGATGGTAGCAGACCGAACCACGCCATCGAGGCACTGATCAAGGTCTTGATGGTTCCACATGATGGCTATCTCTGTCGACGTGACATTCTGCAGTTGAGAATGGTACATTCTGACTGTATCGAATCCGTCGTTCCCTTCCCAGTAGAGGAAAAGCGTTATCCCGCGTCACTTCAAACAAAAGCCAATCTGCTTTCTCTTTTACGGTCCTCTCCCGGAGCTTTGATCTGCAAACGATCCATCCAATCGGCTCATGGCCTCGAGGCATTTGACCTTCTCGATCGGGAAGTGAACGAGAGGCTTTCTTTTGACTGGATACTCCCAAACAAACCTTCAGCATTGACCGTGGCAGTGGTTGGCGGTCGCCCTCTGTTCGATAGCACAACAGGGGGGTATGGTTCAGAGGGACCCTTCGACGCGGCTAGAGCGCTTGGAATAGCCGTCATCGTCCTTGATCGCCCTGGCCATTTCATGGAGGGCCCAAGATACAGTCATCTGCAGGGTTCAAATCCATACCACGAAATCCACAT
This genomic stretch from Fusarium oxysporum f. sp. lycopersici 4287 chromosome 5, whole genome shotgun sequence harbors:
- a CDS encoding POT family proton-dependent oligopeptide transporter; the encoded protein is MVTQHPEHERRDATEEEIKELRHVVDSVSLAVWVALIANATERFTFYAVTTPWQNYIQNPVDSVAVPGALGLGQATATNITSAFLFLSFLLPTVWAIISDTWLGRHKTLCLSYFLNFCGCLIIFVTSLPAFSHSQITKVVGLGFAMIILGIGTAGVKATASPFIGDQYAETAPQVITTKKGERVIADRALTLQYIYNVSYWFTNIASLSLVASTYLEKLVGFWAAYLLPLCATWTLVPLLLIFHKSLVKQKPQANILPRASRVIVCAGRHKFNWEAATPVYQSEKFGRQVEWDDRFVFEIKRGLQACKVMACFVPFHLCMNQITNNLVSQAGQMRLGGIPNDTIQALNSIACVLLGPVMQRFVYPIVRGRGFAFGPIARITWAFIMMSTAMAYAAGVQKLIYTKGPCYDKPLQCEKSPNDVSVWIQSPVYFLLGVGEILGFTTLAEYSYSEAPRNMRSLVQAMAQLSSGAGSALGMAFSPLSKDPQILYLYTGLSVTMIATAPTFWLMFRAYDDRVFEEAHSSDDGSNQAAEPMVSGPSDAAETGEKGDGAKPSG
- a CDS encoding GDPmannose 4,6-dehydratase, which codes for MAVLNGYFRPKVAFVTGITGQDGSYLSELLLEKGYEVHGLVRSTASRREALSKPLRPGLTMHLGDMSDLGRLVQILGGIKPDEIYHLAAESHVAVSFDTPLQTSDTNAMGTLRLLEAMRMLGLDKSTKFYNACSSEVFGSDMPAPQTEETSFHPVSPYAVTKLFQYWTTVNFREAYGFHASNGILFNHESPRRGTTFVTRKITTQVALIACGKLDFFSLGNLDAVRDWGHAKDYMQGVYLMLQQPVGGDYVLSSGKSYSVRDFVEAAFKVIGVNIEWTGTGLDEVGIDSASGKIRVKVNPKFYRPLDNQNLLGSAAKAKKVLGWKPTYSFEALVEEMVLCDVEAVNTGRIFSNSYLDWVVGNAESGNGVVKHSPSKSVGEAHSVTTNSDGPEKISLADVEGLDAEVTTQG